Proteins co-encoded in one Xiphophorus couchianus chromosome 3, X_couchianus-1.0, whole genome shotgun sequence genomic window:
- the snip1 gene encoding smad nuclear-interacting protein 1 has product MTKEKRHRRRESPTRETEVKIKQEKLSPSRPQRSRRSRSRSAGTSTPPRRRASRSPAKARQRSPDRRGTSPVGTSSRSPRNRRSRSPHRGSDAKVKREKEEQRGSGDERRRRNEQSEDRRSRWESDRPRDRERNRDRNRERTALASQQEERRQHDDRRRENRQRREEGGEEHNFGTSDGGSDDSRPPPAEKEKPNFELSGALTEDTNTFRGVVIKYNEPPEARIPKRRWRLYPFKNDDPLPVMYIHRQSAYLLGRQRKIADIPIDHPSCSKQHAVFQYRLVEYTRADGTTGRRVRPYIIDLASGNGTYLNNQRIESQRYYELKEKDVLKFGFSSREYVLLHEFSDTSEVDVKQEDEEEDDEGIDE; this is encoded by the exons atgaCCAAAGAGAAACGACATCGAAGAAGGGAGTCTCCTACGCGAGAGACCGAAGTAAAGATAAAACAGGAGAAACTGAGCCCCAGTAGGCCACAGAGATCACGCCGCTCGAGGTCCAGATCCGCCGGGACATCAACTCCACCGAGAAGAAGAGCGAGCAG ATCACCGGCCAAGGCAAGGCAGCGCTCACCAGATAGAAGAGGAACCTCTCCTGTTGGAACGAGCAGCAGATCTCCCAGAAACAGAAGAAGTCGCAGTCCTCATCGTGGCAGTGATGCCAAAGTGAAGCGG gaaaaggaagaacaaaggggaagtggtgatGAGCGGAGAAGAAGGAATGAGCAATCAGAGGATAGACGGAGCAGGTGGGAATCAGACAGACCGCGGGACAGAGAACGCAACAGAGACAGGAATCGCGAACGAACCGCTCTGGCTTCTCAGCAAGAGGAGCGTCGGCAGCATGATGACCGACGCAGGGAAAACCGTCAACGGCGTGAAGAAGGCGGCGAGGAACATAATTTCGGAACCTCTGACGGAGGGAGTGACGACTCAAGACCGCCTCCGGCTGAGAAAGAGAAGCCCAACTTTGAACTGTCGGGCGCGCTCACAGAAGACACCAACACATTCCGGGGCGTGGTGATCAAGTACAACGAGCCGCCCGAGGCTCGCATCCCAAAGCGCAGATGGAGATTGTATCCCTTTAAGAATGATGACCCCCTTCCTGTCATGTACATCCACAGACAGAGTGCCTATCTATTGGGGCGCCAGAGAAAAATCGCTGATATCCCCATTGACCACCCGTCCTGCTCCAAGCAACATGCGGTATTCCAGTACAG ATTGGTAGAGTATACTCGAGCTGACGGCACCACTGGCCGCAGGGTGAGGCCTTACATTATTGACCTTGCTTCTGGGAACGGCACCTACCTGAACAATCAGCGGATCGAGTCCCAGCGTTACTATGAGCTCAAAGAAAAAGATGTCCTCAAGTTTGGCTTCAGCAGCCGCGAGTATGTGCTGCTGCACGAGTTCTCAGACACGAGCGAGGTGGATGTGAAGcaggaagatgaagaggaagacGACGAGGGAATTGATGAGTAA
- the dnali1 gene encoding axonemal dynein light intermediate polypeptide 1 encodes MIPPADSLLKYDTPMLVKTTSGEKSPKVRQIKRIPLQGPDTIPVPPSPKSKPATSDVSKMENEEILDAILPPREWSEGSQLWVQKVSSVPCTRPEIIHLKEELDTKLEQRQARHTGICPIRRELYSQCFDELIRQVTIICAERGLLLLRVRDELKMTIATYQTLYESSIAFGMRKALQAEQGKADIEKKILDLESEKQELMRQLDEQRERCDAIEKRETEKRQVEERKFNEEIQFLKKTNQQLKTQLDGMINPKK; translated from the exons atgattCCGCCAGCGGATTCTCTTCTGAAATATGATACGCCAATGTTGGTCAAGACAACCTCAGGGGAAAAATCTCCAAAG GTGCGCCAAATAAAAAGGATCCCTCTGCAGGGCCCTGACACCATACCAGTTCCACCATCTCCTAAATCAAAACCTGCAACCAGTGATGTcagcaaaatggaaaatgagGAGATCCTGGATGCTATCCTTCCACCCAG GGAATGGTCAGAAGGAAGCCAGCTGTGGGTGCAGAAGGTATCCAGTGTACCTTGTACAAGACCAGAAATTATTCACCTGAAGGAAGAGCTGGACACAAAGCTGGAGCAGAGACAGGCCAGACATACAGGCATCTGTCCTATCCGCAGAGAGCTTTATTCTCAGTGTTTTG atGAATTAATCAGACAGGTAACCATCATCTGTGCTGAGAGGGGTCTGCTTCTGCTGCGAGTCAGAGATGAGCTTAAAATGACCATTGCCACGTACCAGACACTGTACGAAAGCAGCATTGCTTTTGGCATGAGAAAGGCACTGCAGGCTGAACAGGGAAAGGCggacatagaaaaaaaa ATTTTAGATCTGGAAAGTGAGAAGCAGGAACTCATGAGACAACTGGATGAACAGAGGGAGAGATGTGATGCAATTGAAAAGAGGGAAACTGAGAAGAGACAAGTGGAGGAAAGAAAGTTCAATGAGGAAATTCAGTTCCTGAAGAAAACCAATCAACAGCTCAAG acaCAACTGGATGGGATGATAAATCCAAAGAAGTGA
- the gnl2 gene encoding nucleolar GTP-binding protein 2 → MVKPQFKGKNSINPSSSSSNPDRAKGAGGNNMRDRATIKRLNMYRQKQRCNNRGKVIKPLQYQSTVAPGTVARVEPNIKWFTNTRVIKQSALQKFQEEMGAVQKDPYRVVMRQSKLPMSLLHDRAKAHNSKVHILDTEGFETTFGPKAQRKRPNLLVGDVKDLVERAEASALDYSADKDTNLVTEDTGVRDEVREEIFKKGQSKRIWGELYKVIDSSDVIIQVLDARDPMGTRSKSIETYLKKEKPWKHLIFVLNKCDLIPTWVTKRWVAVLSQEYPTLAFHASLTNSFGKGSLIQLLRQFGKLHTDKKQISVGFIGYPNVGKSSVINTLRSKKVCNVAPLAGETKVWQYITLMRRIFLIDCPGVVYPSEDSESDIVLKGVVQVEKIKNPEEHIGAVLERAKPEYIQKTYRIPTWSSADDFLEKLAFRTGKLLKGGEPDLSTVSKMVLNDWQRGRIPFFVKPPGPEGDPEDEKTWPLEGPPAAEENIQEEQADNLDGASGEQEEQQQRQNEQVQKILANVRQNFGKINVAPEFTEEDLIPVEMPDLDLSDFSGSDVDEDVDEDEGGQEDEPSAEPADGDAEVSEDTPSQTDGTKGKKSLREVIREHDEKITKYKQFLDRAKSKRFSEIRIPKALSEKVFTDLKTKQEAAKQAQKRENPSTATNQKSKKRKSAADDDKSIPQHRLTSKQRRALDRAKKGKKVGVRYYETHNVKNKNKNRKIPALPAESRGAKRSKH, encoded by the exons ATGGTAAAGCCTCAGTTTAAGGGGAAGAACTCGATAAACCCTTCTTCATCCAGCTCGAACCCCG ATCGAGCCAAAGGTGCAGGGGGAAACAACATGAGGGACAGAGCCACCATTAAGCGTCTGAATAtgtacagacaaaaacaaagatg TAACAACCGAGGGAAAGTTATCAAACCTTTACAGTACCAGTCTACAGTAGCACCAGGAACAGTTGCCAGAGTTGAACCCAACATCAAATGGTTTA CAAACACTCGAGTGATAAAGCAGTCAGCCCTCCAGAAGTTTCAAGAGGAGATGGGAGCAGTGCAGAAGGATCCATACCGTGTGGTGATGAGGCAAAGCAAACTGCCCATGTCTCTTTTGCATGACAGAGCCAAAGCTCAT AACTCTAAGGTGCACATACTAGACACTGAGGGATTTGAGACCACATTTGGACCTAAGGCTCAGAGGAAGCGGCCCAATCTCCTGGTTGGAGATGTGAAGGATCTTGTAGAGAGAGCGGAGGCTTCAGCGTTGGACTACAGTGCCGACAAAGACACGAACTTGGTGACAGAGGACACTGGTGTCCG GGACGAAGTACGTGAGGAGATTTTCAAAAAGGGTCAATCGAAGAGGATCTGGGGAGAACTCTACAAG GTGATCGACTCGTCTGATGTCATAATCCAAGTGCTGGACGCCCGTGATCCGATGGGAACCCGCTCCAAAAGCATTGAGACATATCTGAAGAAAGAGAAACCTTGGAAACATCTCATCTTTGTATTAAACAAGTGTGATCTTATCCCTACCTGGGTCACG AAACGGTGGGTTGCCGTTCTGTCCCAAGAGTATCCAACTCTAGCTTTCCATGCCAGCCTGACCAACTCATTTGGCAAAGGTTCTCTCATCCAGCTCCTCAGGCAGTTTGGGAAG CTCCACACAGACAAGAAACAGATAAGCGTGGGTTTCATTGGCTACCCAAATGTGGGAAAGAGTTCAGTTATCAACACTCTGCGCTCAAAGAAGGTCTGCAACGTGGCACCCCTCGCTGGAGAAACAAAG GTGTGGCAGTACATCACACTAATGAGGCGCATCTTCCTCATCGACTGCCCCGGTGTCGTTTACCCATCAGAGGACAGCGAGTCTGATATAGTCCTAAAGGGAGTg GTTCAAGTGGAGAAGATCAAAAACCCAGAAGAGCACATCGGTGCGGTACTGGAACGAGCCAAACCCGAGTACATCCAGAAGACTTACCGAATTCCAACATGGAGTTCTGCTGATGACTTCCTTGAGAAGCTGGCATTCCGTACTGGGAAGCTTCTAAAG GGAGGTGAGCCCGATCTCAGTACGGTCtccaaaatggttttaaatgacTGGCAGAGGGGACGGATCCCCTTCTTTGTGAAGCCTCCTGGACCAGAGGGAGATCCAGAA GATGAAAAAACATGGCCCCTGGAAGGTCCACCGGCTGCAGAGGAGAACATTCAGGAGGAACAGGCTGATAATCTGGACGGCGCGTCCGGAGAACAAGAGGAACAGCAGCAGCGGCAGAATGAACAGGTCCAGAAGATCCTTGCTAATGTCCGACAGAACTTTGGCAAGATCAATGTGGCGCCTGAGTTCACTGAGGAAGATTTGATTCCTGTGGAGATGCCAGACTTGGACTTGTCTGATTTTTCTGGCTCCGACGTTGATGAGGACGTTGACGAAGACGAGGGAGGGCAGGAAGACGAGCCCAGTGCAGAGCCAGCTGATGGAGATGCTGAGGTCTCTGAGGACACACCATCTCAGACTGACGGTACCAAAGGCAAAAAGAGTTTACGGGAGGTAATCCGTGAGCACGATGAGAAAATTACGAAGTACAAGCAGTTCCTGGACCGAGCCAAATCCAAGCGCTTCTCTGAAATCCG AATACCAAAGGCACTTTCTGAGAAAGTGTTTACAGACCTCAAGACCAAACAAGAAGCAGCTAAACAAGCACAGAAGAGAGAGAATCCGTCAACAG CTACAAACCAGAAGAGCAAGAAGAGGAAAAGTGCGGCGGATGATGATAAATCTATTCCGCAGCACAGGCTTACATCTAAACAG AGGAGAGCACTGGACCGTGCTAAGAAGGGGAAGAAAGTTGGAGTGCGTTACTATGAAACGCAcaatgtgaaaaacaagaacaagaacaGAAAGATTCCAGCACTGCCTGCAGAAAGTCGTGGGGCTAAAAGATCAAAGCACTAG